From Labrus bergylta chromosome 22, fLabBer1.1, whole genome shotgun sequence, one genomic window encodes:
- the LOC109979765 gene encoding HLA class II histocompatibility antigen, DQ beta 1 chain-like: MAATFLLVSLSFISLCSADGSMQVQVARCVFNSTDLNDIEYIVSYYHNMMEYVRFSSSVGLFVGYTAFGVKQAEYWNKDPSVLNGWRAEKERYCQHNIEIDYRSALSKSAKPYAKLHSETPPTGGHPAMLVCSVYDFYPKMIKVSWHRDGKEVTTDVTSTDELADGDWYYQIHSHLEYTPRSGEKISCVVDHVSLDKPLVNVWDPSMPESERNKIAIGASGLILGLILSLAGFIYYKSKTRGRILVPSN, encoded by the exons ATGGATCTATGCAAGTTCAGGTAGCCCGTTGTGTGTTTAACTCGACTGATCTGAACGACATCGAGTACATCGTCTCTTACTACCACAACATGATGGAGTATGTCAGGTTCAGCAGCAGTGTGGGGTTGTTTGTTGGATACACGGCTTTTGGTGTGAAGCAGGCAGAGTATTGGAACAAAGACCCTTCAGTGCTGAACGGCTGGAGAGCTGAGAAGGAGAGATACTGCCAACACAACATAGAGATTGACTACAGGAGTGCTCTGTCTAAATCAG CCAAGCCGTACGCCAAGCTGCACTCTGAGACGCCCCCTACTGGTGGACACCCCGCCATGTTGGTGTGCAGCGTCTACGACTTCTACCCCAAAATGATCAAAGTGAGCTGGCACAGAGACGGAAAGGAAGTCACCACTGATGTCACTTCCACTGATGAGCTGGCTGACGGAGACTGGTACTACCAGATCCACTCACACCTGGAGTACACGCCCAG GTCTGGAGAGAAGATCTCCTGTGTGGTGGATCACGTCAGCCTGGATAAACCTCTGGTTAATGTCTGGG ACCCGTCCATGCCAGAGTCGGAGAGAAACAAGATCGCCATCGGAGCGTCTGGACTGATCCTGGGTCTGATCTTATCTCTGGCTGGATTCATCTACTACAAGAGCAAGACCCGAG GAAGGATTCTGGTGCCCAGTAACTGA